From a region of the Daphnia magna isolate NIES linkage group LG1, ASM2063170v1.1, whole genome shotgun sequence genome:
- the LOC116934197 gene encoding uncharacterized protein LOC116934197 gives MSPWPCFAVMLLVLRSIDTQATKPPLCQAVYGLRMSPTGSLEKVLDAVRCHNADTAFIQSFLEQIKPQVVGDGLLELEISDCVLPSLSGPDSLARIGLRRLSIQQSGLKSLTIDSLAGQENVLEELDLSGNFLEEIPAAIRNLTALVRMDLSRNRIRSLPQGAVFFHLLKLRHLNLNYNRLGYLDNVRYPSGVAIGQTLPLAIFNLEPLRDHIETIQLRSNNLTAFPDQFSRPFGRLRQLDLSHNNFQSIPLESFSKMPQLGWLKLDNNELEQMPVLQLPLSLKTISIRGNPVRCDCSAVWLWQWSETRKNLTDGGELEMDHCVHPERWKGLHLADLPHDFCKGNETSSATSEEDDTENIMRSVSISAIPFSDRINVTIEVTANISTALNWTINYRQFGSGKLEEVPVGGMISRNKTQTLVNLASSTGYQVCVHLAGRAENQQRCLEVITLAEKITSYPVTEMAVAASVSTSTTLVIVILVCCCCPSIKCGKKDKKDKNGTLDGSSKDEVDQKNKVLTFASSAGTNSEPTAIWTNGEQVQQGQFSTFRGPGRPQHRPSIDDQSHQVFQATCNYLRERALDPLRGLGNRKSEGQLLEIVQPRRHSMTAQLPIYLTPIADGQLNPLAEQRRFPNGNSVHYFNSSYGLTEFHPGQSHPGPLGDQYKYCTWRPSKKLRHPPLLSNWTSYPDFLANSGSFKHPLSPSQPTVGVPVFSMTTSCRARRNRERFYWSAAPAPIHTVEMQF, from the exons ATGTCGCCGTGGCCGTGTTTTGCGGTGATGCTACTGGTGCTCCGGTCTATCGATACGCAGGCCACGAAGCCGCCGTTATGCCAAGCCGTATATGGCCTACGGATGAGTCCGACCGGATCTCTTGAGAAAGTGTTGGATGCCGTTCGCTGCCACAATGCCGACACGGCTTTCATCCAAAGTTTTCTCGAACAGATTAAGCCCCAGGTGGTGGGTGACGGTTTATTAGAACTCGAAATCAGCGACTGTGTACTCCCTTCGCTATCGGGGCCAGATTCGCTGGCCCGCATCGGCTTACGACGCTTGAGCATCCAGCAGAGTGGTCTGAAAAGTTTAACCATCGACAGTTTGGCCGGCCAAGAAAACGTTTTGGAGGAGCTCGACCTGAGCGGCAATTTTCTAGAGGAAATTCCGGCAGCCATCCGAAATTTAACGGCCCTGGTTCGGATGGATCTCAGCAGGAATCGCATCCGCTCGCTGCCGCAGGGCGCTGTCTTCTTCCACTTGCTCAAGCTTCGGCATCTCAATTTGAACTACAACAGACTGGGATACTTGGACAATGTTCGCTATCCATCGGGAGTGGCCATCGGCCAAACATTGCCACTGGCTATTTTCAATTTAGAACCACTCAGGGATCACATCGAAACAATCCAATTACGTTCCAACAATCTGACGGCTTTTCCCGACCAATTTTCACGGCCTTTCGGACGCTTACGTCAACTCGACCTGTCACACAATAACTTTCAGA GCATCCCGCTCGAATCGTTTTCAAAAATGCCGCAACTTGGTTGGCTGAAATTGGACAACAATGAGCTTGAGCAAATGCCCGTGCTTCAATTGCCTTTGTCATTGAAGACCATTTCGATCAGAG GAAACCCAGTGCGATGCGACTGTAGCGCTGTGTGGCTTTGGCAGTGGAGTGAAACGCGCAAGAATTTGACGGACGGAGGTGAACTCGAAATGGATCACTGCGTTCATCCTGAACGCTGGAAAGGTCTTCACTTAGCAGACCTCCCACACGACTTTTGCAAAGGTAACGAAACATCCAGCGCAACAAGTGAAGAGGACGACACGGAAAACATCATGCGGTCTGTCTCAATCAGCGCCATCCCATTCTCGGACCGAATCAACGTGACGATAGAAGTGACAGCCAACATTTCAACAGCTTTGAATTGGACCATCAATTACAGGCAATTCGGAAGTGGAAAACTGGAGGAAGTACCCGTTGGAGGGATGATTTCAAGAAACAAAACGCAGACTCTAGTCAACCTGGCGTCTTCTACTGGCTACCAAGTTTGCGTCCACTTGGCCGGACGTGCCGAAAATCAGCAACGATGCTTGGAAGTCATTACGTTGGCAGAAAAGATCACATCGTATCCAGTGACTGAAATGGCGGTTGCCGCCTCCGTTTCAACATCTACCACGTTGGTTATCGTCATTTTGGTTTGCTGCTGCTGTCCGAGTATCAAGTGCGGCAAAAAGGACAAGAAGGACAAAAACGGCACGCTAGATGGCAGCAGTAAGGACGAAGTcgaccaaaaaaacaaagtcctAACATTCGCGTCATCGGCGGGCACCAATTCGGAACCGACGGCCATTTGGACCAACGGCGAACAGGTCCAGCAGGGACAATTTTCCACGTTCCGCGGACCTGGACGGCCACAACATCGGCCTTCTATCGACGATCAAAGTCACCAAGTGTTCCAGGCGACGTGCAACTATTTACGAGAGAGAGCACTCGATCCATTAAGAGGTTTAGGTAATCGAAAAAGCGAAGGCCAGCTCTTAGAAATTGTCCAGCCCCGTCGGCATTCCATGACGGCCCAGCTGCCCATCTACCTCACACCGATAGCCGACGGTCAACTGAATCCTTTGGCTGAACAGAGAAGATTTCCCAACGGCAACAGCGTGCATTATTTCAATTCTAGTTACGGACTGACCGAGTTCCATCCGGGTCAATCGCATCCCGGCCCACTGGGCGATCAATACAAATACTGCACTTGGAGGCCGTCCAAAAAGCTTCGACATCCGCCTCTACTGAGCAACTGGACCAGCTATCCGGATTTCCTTGCCAATAGCGGATCGTTCAAGCATCCGCTATCACCATCCCAACCGACTGTCGGCGTTCCAGTCTTCTCGATGACCACATCATGTCGTGCACGACGCAATCGCGAACGTTTTTACTGGTCCGCTGCGCCGGCTCCCATACACACGGTGGAAATGCAATTTTGA
- the LOC116926019 gene encoding LOW QUALITY PROTEIN: retinoic acid receptor beta (The sequence of the model RefSeq protein was modified relative to this genomic sequence to represent the inferred CDS: deleted 1 base in 1 codon): MEFIAEAMHASIDLTQTTSQDNVNASSSRPSSSLSSASSTLAASYQPHPRLDANLTAFYRPAAEHQSVVFKPHYSLPSLERPFSQPASDAGVETHYDNLITNGMRVMHFMDHHPCNVFQQQQCPDIQLTEGSVAYSTGYHQEVGATTSEPYPAMGVSPTSSSFTPRAIVSQPAYYNSSNTSNCSTSSVGFQPYQSQLHQSLSYQTQLCQSQPCQSQQSDESKAVKRKNSNESDASTDEDPYNTLEMPPCSVCGDVSCGIHYGVVACEGCKGFFRRANLRNPEDAVFTCFNNSNCVVNRLTRNKCRACRLRRCYEVGMVYGDAYESYKKRRRNRQLLQTHSTSTHRPPSIPPTDVLEWMGFVAAAQSATFTTVSEIFTSRYAAVLSLGPDQLWPPGGDLSKRGFQAIQHFAHSLPFVAILPPELRTHLLKSNALDAMILRVTFRFCPERESFLFPPGAEVTLSCLSSTLLGSATTSRLANLGRLILRLGIGTDELAFLSTLALLSPDALGSGFLPSHVNMLRDIVDKVLLAFHCFVQQRWSTRPFLIAKLIALLSDIRALQHSVALQAWLEPAGGSSSRNI, translated from the exons ATGGAATTCATTGCAGAAGCAATGCATGCTTCCATTGACCTCACTCAGACAACTTCTCAGGACAACGTGAACGCTTCGTCTTCCCGACCGTCATCCTCATTGTCGTCTGCATCATCAACTCTAGCGGCAAGTTATCAACCTCACCCTAGACTTGATGCCAATCTCACTGCATTTTATCGACCTGCCGCCGAACACCAATCAGTGGTTTTCAAGCCTCATTATTCTCTGCCTTCTCTG GAGCGCCCGTTTTCACAGCCGGCCAGCGATGCCGGCGTGGAGACTCATTACGACAATTTGATTACAAACGGAATGCGTGTCATGCATTTTATGGATCATCATCCTTGTAACGTTTTTCAGCAGCAACAATGTCCTGATATCCAGCTAACAGAAGGTTCAGTGGCGTACTCGACCGGTTACCATCAAGAAGTGGGTGCAACAACATCGGAACCTTATCCTGCGATGGGCGTCTCTCCTACTTCATCGTCGTTTACGCCCCGTGCAATTGTGTCTCAGCCAGCCTACTACAATAGCAGCAACACCAGTAATTGCTCCACGAGTTCCGTCGGATTTCAGCCATATCAATCACAGCTACATCAGTCGCTTTCGTACCAAACGCAGTTATGCCAATCTCAGCCATGCCAATCACAGCAATCAGACGAATCAAAAGCCGTTAAAAG GAAAAATTCTAACGAAAGCGATGCAAGTACAGATGAAGACCCCTACAACACTTTAGAGATGCCGCCATGTAGTGTGTGTGGTGACGTTAGCTGCGGTATCCATTACGGAGTCGTCGCTTGCGAAGGTTGCAAG GGCTTCTTCCGGCGAGCTAATTTACGGAACCCAGAAGATGCTGTGTTCACATGCTTCAACAATTCGAACTGTGTCGTTAACCGCTTGACTCGAAACAAATGTCGAGCTTGTCGGTTACGTCGATGCTACGAAGTTGGAATGGTTTACGGTGATG CATACGAATCTTACAAAAAGCGTCGCCGCAACCGCCAGCTGCTGCAAACGCATTCGACGTCAACGCATCGCCCACCGTCAATTCCACCGACAGACGTATTGGAATGGATGGGGTTTGTTGCGGCAGCTCAGTCAGCTACCTTTACTACCGTTTCAGAAATTTTCACATCTCGG TACGCTGCCGTTTTGTCGTTAGGCCCAGATCAACTGTGGCCACCAGGTGGGGATCTCAGCAAGCGTGGATTTCAAGCC ATCCAACATTTTGCTCATTCTTTACCTTTCGTTGCCATCTTACCTCCTGAATTACGTACGCATTTGTTAAAATCGAACGCTCTGGACGCGATG ATTTTGCGGGTCACTTTCCGCTTTTGTCCCGAACGTGAGTCCTTTCTGTTTCCACCTGGCGCTGAAGTGACACTGTCTTGCCTGTCTTCCACTCTCCTGGGCAGCGCAACAACCAGTCGTCTTGCCAATTTAG GTCGTTTGATACTCCGCTTGGGTATCGGTACTGATGAATTGGCTTTTCTGTCCACCTTAGCTCTGCTCTCGCCAGATGCACTCGGCAGTGGGTTTCTTCCCAGTCACGTAAATATGCTACGCGATATCGTCGATAAAGTTTTGCTGGCGTTTCACTGCTTCGTCCAACAACGCTGGTCAACACGACCCTTTCTTATCGCGAAACTGATCGCTCTTCTGTCTGACATTCGAGCTTTGCAGCACTCCGTCGCGCTACAAGCATGGCTTGAACCAGCTGGTGGCTCTAGTTCGcgaaacatttga